One Platichthys flesus chromosome 14, fPlaFle2.1, whole genome shotgun sequence genomic region harbors:
- the LOC133968375 gene encoding cytochrome P450 7A1, with protein MIISIALIWAVVVGLCCLLWLAVGIRHRQPGEPMVENGLIPYLGCALQFGANPLQFLRSRQKKYGHIFTCKIAGQYIHFLCDPFSYHSVIRQGRHLDWRKFHFDTSVKAFGHDSFDPRHGHTTENLHQTFLKTLQGEAIPSLIQTMMGHLQDVMLKSDTLSPRKEHWETDGIFAFCYKVMFEAGYLTLFGKELGEDKCQARQTAQKALVLNALENFKEFDKIFPALVAGLPIHVFKSAYSARENLAKTMNPENLSKRENVSDLISMRIILNDALSTFNDLSKARTHVALLWASQANTLPATFWCLFYMIRSPDALRAAREEMQKIVDDSGLTVDPSNPSLSLTREQLDNMPVLDSIINEAMRLSSASMNVRMAKEDFLLHLDNQEAYRIRKDDVLALYPPMLHYDPEIYEDPYEYKFDRFLDDSGQEKTAFYRNGRRLRYYCMPFGSGVTKCPGRFFAVYEIKQFLSLVLSYFDVELLDPAVKVPLLDQSRAGLGILQPTYDVDFRYKLKSKH; from the exons atgataaTAAGCATTGCTCTGATCTGGGCAGTGGTTGTGGGATTGTGCTGCCTGCTATGGCTCGCTGTGGGGATACGACATAG GCAACCTGGTGAGCCTATGGTTGAAAATGGCCTCATCCCTTACCTGGGCTGTGCTTTGCAGTTCGGGGCCAACCCTCTCCAATTCCTCCGCAGCCGCCAGAAGAAGTACGGCCATATTTTCACCTGCAAGATTGCAGGCCAGtacattcattttctttgtgaCCCCTTCTCGTACCACTCAGTCATCAGACAGGGTAGGCACTTGGATTGGAGGAAGTTCCACTTTGATACATCTGTCAAG GCCTTTGGCCATGACAGCTTCGACCCTCGCCATGGCCACACCACAGAGAACCTCCACCAAACCTTTCTGAAGACCCTACAGGGTGAGGCTATACCCTCCCTGATACAGACAATGATGGGCCACCTGCAGGATGTCATGCTGAAGTCAGACACACTCAGTCCCAGGAAGGAGCACTGGGAGACGGACGGCATCTTTGCTTTCTGTTACAAG GTGATGTTTGAGGCTGGCTATTTGACACTGTTTGGTAAAGAGCTCGGTGAAGATAAGTGTCAAGCTAGGCAGACAGCCCAGAAAGCCTTGGTGCTCAACGCTCTGGAGAATTTCAAAGAATTTGACAAGATCTTCCCTGCCTTGGTGGCTGGTCTGCCCATCCATGTCTTCAAGAGTGCCTACAGTGCCAGAGAG AACCTAGCAAAGACCATGAATCCTGAAAACCTTTCCAAGAGGGAGAACGTGTCTGACCTGATCTCAATGAGGATAATCCTAAATGATGCCTTATCCACCTTTAATGATTTGAGCAAGGCAAGGACTCACGTCGCTCTGCTCTGGGCCTCACAGGCTAACACCCTGCCTGCTACCTTCTGGTGTCTCTTTTATATGATCAG GAGTCCTGATGCTCTGAGAGCAGCTCGTGAGGAGATGCAGAAAATTGTGGATGATTCAGGTCTCACAGTTGACCCAAGTAACCCATCTCTAAGCCTTACCAGGGAGCAGCTGGACAACATGCCTGTTCTGG ACAGCATTATCAATGAAGCCATGCGTCTTTCTAGTGCTTCTATGAATGTGCGTATGGCCAAGGAAGACTTTCTGCTTCACCTTGACAATCAAGAAGCTTACCGTATAAGGAAGGATGATGTCCTTGCTTTATATCCGCCCATGCTGCACTACGATCCAGAAATCTATGAGGATCCCTAT GAATACAAGTTTGACCGTTTCCTGGATGACAGTGGTCAGGAGAAAACCGCATTTTACCGCAACGGACGGCGGCTGCGTTATTACTGCATGCCCTTCGGCTCTGGGGTCACGAAATGCCCAGGCAGGTTTTTTGCTGTGTATGAGATCAAACAGTTCCTCAGTCTTGTGCTGTCCTACTTTGATGTGGAACTGTTGGACCCCGCTGTCAAAGTCCCACTTCTGGACCAGTCCCGTGCTGGACTGGGAATCCTTCAGCCTACCTATGATGTGGACTTCCGGTACAAGCTGAAATCAAAACACTAG
- the tmem70 gene encoding transmembrane protein 70, mitochondrial: MFSVGVLRRLRPCLVSASLRYTLVSAGQHGPLCPGSLIGGVSRKQLHVVRRSFLTLNNKVNSLCPSSRSLSVHTHSEDGDLIYTGTLGTAVRGVKMFSYSTSGTSLFLMPHILLKTGLGVQSFALQVAFCGMIGFFTFLTPVFLHFITKGYVVRLYHNPDKDTYTAVTYSVFLTEKKYTFHQSQVKIPDVSKMFTTFYVNNTGMLVNPDLFPVPHNYNHLMGYDKPFSFDTDDMDKPDKS, translated from the exons ATGTTTTCTGTTGGTGTCCTGCGGAGGCTCCGACCCTGTCTCGTCTCTGCCTCGCTCCGTTACACTCTGGTCTCGGCCGGACAGCACGGGCCGCTGTGTCCCGGCTCTTTAATCGGAGGAGTTAGCCGGAAACAGCTACATGTTGTCAGAAGGTCGTTCCTCACCCTAAACAACAAG GTGAACTCTCTGTGTCCATCCAGccgttctctctctgtgcacacacactccgagGATGGGGACCTCATTTACACTGGCACCCTGGGCACCGCTGTGAGAG gagtGAAGATGTTCTCCTACAGCACCAGCGGGACCAGCCTCTTCCTCATGCCCCATATTCTCCTGAAGACCGGACTCGGCGTCCAGAGCTTCGCCCTGCAGGTCGCTTTCTGTGGCATGATCGGCTTCTTCACCTTCCTCACCCCCGTCTTCCTCCACTTCATCACCAAGGGCTACGTGGTCCGTCTCTATCACAACCCAGACAAAGACACCTACACTGCAGTCACCTACAGTGTCTTCCTCACAGAAAAAAAGTACACGTTTCACCAGAGCCAGGTCAAGATCCCGGACGTCAGCAAGATGTTCACAACCTTCTACGTCAACAACACGGGGATGCTGGTAAACCCAGACCTGTTCCCCGTCCCACACAACTACAATCACCTGATGGGCTACGATAAACCCTTCAGCTTCGACACAGATGACATGGACAAACCCGATAAGAGCTGA
- the ankrd45 gene encoding ankyrin repeat domain-containing protein 45, which yields MASVREEIFKCVVSGDLDTIKQHLQAECVADESQEKDYFSKKDEFGRSALLTAAMLGKSDIVRVLVRGGAQVNEQTVRGYSSLHLAACWGHVETVRTLLEQEADTQATTFRGERPVDLAQRYSKTDCVECLTLAEAKQDLMSYLAFVKKIITDSERSLTKEEKNICTRACSAKSDWIQSVQHPAVSDFIAQRTDIEDTLQPVLSKLSAQMPNKPPLKV from the exons ATGGCGTCTGTTCGGGAAGAAATATTTAAGTGTGTGGTGTCTGGAGACCTGGACACTATCAAGCAGCATTTACAAGCTGAGTGTGTCGCGGACGAGTCGCAGGAAAAAGATTATTTCAGTAAGAAGGACGAGTTTGGGAGAAGTGCTCTGTTAACCGCCGCCATGTTGGGAAAGAGCGACATCGTCCGAGTGCTGGTGAGAGGAGGAGCTCAGGTCAACGAGCAGACTGTGAGAG GTTATTCATCGCTGCACCTTGCTGCTTGTTGGGGTCACGTGGAGACAGTGAGGACTCTGCTTGAACAGGAAGCTGACACCCAGGCCACAACCTTCAGGGGGGAGAGGCCTGTGGACCTGGCTCAGAGATACTCTAAGACAGACTGTGTAGAATGTCTCACCCTGGCAG AAGCTAAACAGGACCTGATGTCATATCTAGCCTTTGTTAAGAAGATTATTACAGACTCAGAGAGGAGCCTCACAAAGGAAGAGAAg AACATCTGTACGCGTGCATGTTCTGCCAAGTCTGACTGGATCCAGAGTGTCCAACACCCAGCCGTGTCAGACTTCATCGCCCAGAGGACAGACATAGAGGACACTCTGCAGCCTGTTCTCAGCAAGTTGTCAG CACAAATGCCTAATAAACCACCTTTAAAGGTTTAA